DNA from Bordetella genomosp. 13:
GAACGGTCAGGCCCAGCTTCAGCAAGCCCTTCAGGCAACGCTCGCGCGCATCGTCCACCCGCGCGCGCACCCGTTCGATGTGACGGCGGTACTGCCCCTCGACCAGCACGCGATGCACCACGCGCTCGCCCAGTTCGCAGGACGTCAGGCCGGCCAGCATCTTGAGGTCGGTAAGCCGCTGCACCACCTGCTCGTCGGCGGCGAGATAACCCACGCGCAGGCTGGCCGCCAGCATCTTGGAAAAACCGCCCACCAGGATGACGCGGCGGAAGCGGTCGAGCTGCGCCAGCTTCATGGCCCCGCCCGGATGCAGTTCGCCGTAGGTGTCGTCCTCGACCACCATGAAGTCGTGGCGCTCGGCCACCCGCAGGATGTCGTAGGCCGCCCCTGCGGACAAGGTATGGCCGGTGGGGTTGTGCACGGCGCTGTTGACGATGAACAGCTTGGGCCGATGCTCGGCGGCGTATTTCTCGAGCAAGGCGATGTCCGGGCCCTGCGGGCCGCGCGGCACGCCGATCACGCGCGCGCCGAACGTGGCCAGCCGGCCGAAGATGAGAAACCAGGCAGGGTCCTCGACCAGTACGGTATCGCCCGGCTGGACCAGATGCCGGGCCACGAGATCCAGTCCGTGCGTGACGCCGCTGGTGGTCAGCAGGTTGCGTTCGGGATGGGCCGGCAGGCCATGCTCTTGCAGCATGGACGCCAATTGCTGGCGCAGCGGCGCATGGCCTTGCGGATGGCCATAGGCCACCAGGTGCCCGCGCACCGAGCGGCCCACCGCGCGCACCGCGCCCGCCACCATTTCGGGATCGAGCCAGTCGGGCGGCAGCAGGCCCGCGCCGCCCGGCATGCCCGATGAGGAGGTATCGCGGAACATGCTGCGCAGCAGCCACGCCACGTCGATGCGGGCGGGGGCCTGCAGGCCGCCCGAGGCGGCGGCGGGGGCCAGCGGTTCGCTGCGGGCGCGCACGAAGAAACCCGCGCCGCGACGCGACTGCACCAGCCCGCGCGCCACCAGGCGATCATAGGCCTCGACCACGGTGAAGCGGCTGACGCCGCTCTGCTCGGCCATCTTGCGGATGGAGGGCAGCCGCGTGCCGGGGCGCAGGCCCTGGTCGTCGATGCGCCGGGCCAGGTCGTCGGCCAACTGCGCCACCAGGGTGGCGTCGGCCTGCCGCACGGGCTGCCACCCCGGCTGCGCGGGGAGCGGGCTTGTAACTGTCATGGAAGTTCCACCAGGCCAGTGTTCATGGTGAATAGGAAAGGTGTACC
Protein-coding regions in this window:
- a CDS encoding aminotransferase-like domain-containing protein — translated: MRQADATLVAQLADDLARRIDDQGLRPGTRLPSIRKMAEQSGVSRFTVVEAYDRLVARGLVQSRRGAGFFVRARSEPLAPAAASGGLQAPARIDVAWLLRSMFRDTSSSGMPGGAGLLPPDWLDPEMVAGAVRAVGRSVRGHLVAYGHPQGHAPLRQQLASMLQEHGLPAHPERNLLTTSGVTHGLDLVARHLVQPGDTVLVEDPAWFLIFGRLATFGARVIGVPRGPQGPDIALLEKYAAEHRPKLFIVNSAVHNPTGHTLSAGAAYDILRVAERHDFMVVEDDTYGELHPGGAMKLAQLDRFRRVILVGGFSKMLAASLRVGYLAADEQVVQRLTDLKMLAGLTSCELGERVVHRVLVEGQYRRHIERVRARVDDARERCLKGLLKLGLTVPHEPHAGMFLWADCGRDSEAVARAAADRGMLLAPGTLFSPSQAPSTMLRFSVTMVESAPMWRELAALLPPRLAVQPA